The Candidatus Scalindua japonica genomic interval AATAGATGAGTTCTCCCAATTCTGTAAGGCATCATCTAAAGAGACTTGATCTGTATCGGTATTGACATTACTCACATAAAGTGGCATATTTAAACTAGCATTGTGTTCCAGGATCTCTTTAATATCAACTACCTTACAAAAACCATCTTCATCCTTAAAGTTTTTATATGCGTTATAGATTCGTTTAATATGTATATCTTCTAAAAAAGCAATATTTTTTTCCTGTTTGACTTCTTTGACCGCATTGATTATTAACACCTTACCTCTCTTCTTTTTCTCTTTATTTGTCTTCGTAATCAACAAACACGCTTCCATGGGAGAGTTGTAAAACAGATTAGGCCCTAATCCGATGACACACTCCACTAAATCAAGCTCAATCATCTTTCGTCGCATACCAGCCTCAGCATCACGAAACAGAATCCCATGAGGCCATAAAGAGATAGAACGCCCATTGTTCTCATCCAGACTCTTCTGCATATGCTGTTGGAACGCGTAATCCGCACACCCCTGCGGAGGAGCACCCCAGAGATTTCTACCAAAGGGGTCATTCTCAAAACCCTTCCTGTCCCAGGCCTTAATTGAGTATGGGGGATTTGCAAGAATCACATTAAATTTTTTGATCTCATCATTTTCAATAAAGGCAGGACTTGTCAGTGTATTGCCCCGGACAATACTGAACTCCTCTATACCATGCATAAACATGTTCATCCGTGCGATAGCAGAGGTTATCAGATTAATCTCCTGTCCGTAGAGTTTCAGTGTGCGGTACTCCCTGCCTTCCTC includes:
- a CDS encoding type I restriction-modification system subunit M, which codes for MTQQELEKYLWGAATALRGTIDAGDYKQYIFPLLFFKRICDVYDEEFENALAESDGDIEYATFAENHHFQVPENAHWNVVRETTVNVGMALQNAMRAIEKANPETLFGIFGDASWTNKNRLSDEILTNLIEHYSQHKLNLSTVPDDQLGNAYEYLIKEFADDSGHTAAEFYTNRTVVKLMTMIMDPQPGESVYDPTCGSGGLLLNCALHLKEEGREYRTLKLYGQEINLITSAIARMNMFMHGIEEFSIVRGNTLTSPAFIENDEIKKFNVILANPPYSIKAWDRKGFENDPFGRNLWGAPPQGCADYAFQQHMQKSLDENNGRSISLWPHGILFRDAEAGMRRKMIELDLVECVIGLGPNLFYNSPMEACLLITKTNKEKKKRGKVLIINAVKEVKQEKNIAFLEDIHIKRIYNAYKNFKDEDGFCKVVDIKEILEHNASLNMPLYVSNVNTDTDQVSLDDALQNWENSSIELKNSMDKLFKVLN